The following are from one region of the Cyanobacterium sp. T60_A2020_053 genome:
- the rpsD gene encoding 30S ribosomal protein S4, which translates to MSRYTGPRLRVVRRLGDLPGLTRKNARRAYPPGQHGQNRRKRSEYAIRLEEKQKLRYNYGVSEKQLVRYVKKARRVGGSTGQVLLQLLEMRLDNTVFRLGMAPTIPAARQLVNHGHITVNGGVVDIASYQCRPGDVVAIRDRDKSRKILETNLANPGLANLPSHLEFDKNTSVGKVNGVVEREWVALNINELLVIEYYSRKA; encoded by the coding sequence ATGTCTCGATATACAGGACCTCGTTTGAGGGTAGTGCGTCGCTTGGGAGATTTACCCGGCTTAACTCGTAAAAACGCTCGTCGTGCTTATCCCCCCGGGCAACACGGGCAAAACCGCCGTAAGCGTTCAGAGTATGCTATTCGTTTAGAAGAAAAGCAAAAGCTACGCTATAACTATGGTGTTAGCGAAAAACAATTAGTTCGTTATGTGAAAAAAGCTCGTCGTGTGGGCGGTTCTACTGGTCAAGTATTATTACAATTATTAGAAATGCGTCTTGACAATACCGTTTTTCGTCTCGGTATGGCGCCCACCATCCCAGCCGCACGTCAGTTGGTGAATCATGGTCATATAACTGTTAACGGTGGAGTAGTTGATATTGCTAGTTATCAATGTCGCCCGGGTGATGTTGTGGCAATCAGAGATCGTGATAAATCTCGTAAAATTTTAGAAACTAACCTTGCTAACCCCGGTTTAGCTAATCTTCCCAGTCACTTAGAATTTGACAAAAATACCTCCGTTGGTAAAGTCAATGGTGTTGTGGAAAGAGAATGGGTAGCATTAAATATTAATGAACTACTCGTTATTGAGTATTACTCTCGCAAAGCGTAA
- a CDS encoding 30S ribosomal protein S21, translated as MTQVVVGQNENIESALRRFKRQVSKAGIFADIKRLRHFETPIEKKKRKAVARRKKRFR; from the coding sequence ATGACCCAAGTGGTTGTGGGACAAAACGAAAATATCGAATCTGCATTACGTCGTTTTAAAAGACAAGTATCAAAAGCAGGAATCTTCGCTGACATCAAACGTCTGCGTCATTTTGAAACCCCCATTGAGAAGAAGAAACGTAAAGCCGTTGCTCGTCGCAAAAAACGTTTTCGCTAA
- the glyQ gene encoding glycine--tRNA ligase subunit alpha: protein MTINFQNIIANLNHFWSQRGCLVAQPYDTEKGAGTMSHHTFLRAIGPEPWAVAYVEPCRRPSDGRYGENPNRVQHYYQYQVLIKPSPNNIQEVYLDSLRALGIHPEDHDIRFVEDNWESPTLGAWGVGWEVWLDGMEITQFTYFQQCGGIDCRPVAIEITYGLERLAMYLQDVDSIYDIQWNDQIKYGDIFLQGEVEQCTYNFEASNPDLLFKLFALYEEEAKQLIEKNLVLPSLDYVLKCSHSFNLLDARGVIAVAERTRYIGRIRNLAREVAHQYLSQRESLDFPLLTSVKSV from the coding sequence ATGACCATTAATTTTCAAAATATTATTGCCAATCTTAATCATTTTTGGAGTCAAAGAGGTTGTCTCGTGGCTCAACCCTATGATACGGAGAAGGGCGCTGGTACCATGAGCCATCATACTTTCCTCCGTGCCATTGGACCTGAACCCTGGGCTGTGGCTTATGTTGAACCCTGCCGGCGCCCTTCTGACGGGCGCTATGGCGAAAATCCTAACCGTGTCCAGCATTATTATCAATATCAAGTTTTAATTAAACCTTCCCCTAATAACATACAAGAGGTTTATTTGGATTCGTTGAGGGCGCTGGGCATTCATCCAGAAGACCATGATATTCGTTTTGTGGAAGATAACTGGGAATCTCCTACCCTAGGCGCTTGGGGTGTCGGCTGGGAAGTTTGGCTCGATGGCATGGAAATTACTCAATTTACTTATTTTCAACAGTGTGGAGGCATTGACTGTCGCCCCGTTGCCATTGAAATTACCTATGGGTTAGAGAGATTGGCAATGTATTTACAAGATGTGGACAGTATTTATGACATTCAATGGAATGATCAAATTAAATACGGCGATATTTTCTTACAAGGAGAAGTTGAACAATGTACTTACAATTTTGAAGCCTCAAACCCTGATTTATTATTCAAGTTATTTGCTTTATATGAAGAGGAAGCAAAGCAGTTAATTGAAAAAAATTTGGTATTACCCAGTCTTGATTATGTGCTGAAATGTTCTCACTCTTTTAATTTACTCGATGCTAGAGGAGTAATTGCTGTGGCAGAAAGAACTCGTTATATTGGTCGCATTAGGAATTTAGCAAGAGAAGTTGCCCACCAATATCTTTCCCAACGGGAAAGTTTAGATTTTCCTTTATTAACTTCAGTAAAATCAGTATAG
- a CDS encoding response regulator yields MDTLPIQNYSVPIQGFVASKQTFLFDTLKKHQFTGELLLVYPGNMEWKFFLYSGRLIYATGGEHSVRRWRRNLAAYLPEIATDKEFLEHELQSIGDLGIKFCWEYEVLKRWLDMGKTHRDQVLKMVTAIMVEIFFDLNQVSEITFHLNSDVAVPVSEQLFLIDTSKVIVPAWKQWQDWVGAKLGDRSPNKALVIKSNEQLKLKSPPKLYSVFSKLINGRSTIRDLSLQLKRELDQLGKLLLPYIQGGYISMVSIADLPAPVTQKTITQPEKTLVIACIDDSPAICQTMASILKPVGYRFIGIIDPVRAIATILASKPDVIFLDLVMPNTNGYEICGAIRKLSLFRNTPVIILTSNDGMVERMRTKIAGATDFMSKPINKSEVLAIISKHCPLT; encoded by the coding sequence ATGGATACCCTCCCCATTCAAAACTATAGTGTGCCAATTCAAGGGTTTGTTGCATCTAAACAAACATTTTTGTTTGATACCTTGAAAAAGCATCAATTTACGGGAGAACTTCTATTAGTTTACCCGGGTAACATGGAGTGGAAATTTTTTCTCTACTCAGGAAGATTGATTTACGCCACAGGAGGAGAACATTCCGTGCGCCGATGGCGCCGTAACCTAGCCGCCTACTTACCCGAAATTGCCACCGACAAAGAATTTTTAGAACATGAACTACAATCCATCGGCGATTTAGGCATCAAATTTTGTTGGGAATATGAAGTATTAAAACGCTGGTTAGACATGGGGAAAACCCATCGAGATCAAGTTTTGAAAATGGTGACGGCAATTATGGTTGAAATTTTTTTCGATCTCAATCAAGTGTCAGAAATTACCTTTCATCTTAACTCCGATGTGGCAGTACCAGTATCCGAACAATTATTTTTAATTGATACCAGTAAAGTAATCGTACCTGCTTGGAAACAATGGCAAGATTGGGTGGGCGCTAAATTAGGAGACCGCTCTCCTAATAAGGCTTTAGTGATAAAATCCAATGAACAACTAAAATTGAAATCCCCTCCAAAACTTTACAGCGTTTTTAGCAAACTTATTAATGGGCGTAGTACCATCAGAGATTTATCTTTACAGTTAAAACGAGAATTAGATCAGTTGGGGAAATTATTATTACCTTACATTCAAGGGGGTTATATCAGCATGGTCTCTATTGCTGATTTACCAGCGCCCGTCACCCAAAAAACCATTACTCAACCAGAAAAAACTTTAGTCATTGCCTGTATTGATGATAGCCCTGCCATCTGTCAAACCATGGCTAGTATCCTAAAACCCGTAGGTTATCGCTTCATCGGTATTATTGATCCCGTTCGAGCTATTGCCACTATCTTAGCCTCCAAACCAGATGTAATTTTTCTTGACCTTGTTATGCCTAATACAAACGGCTATGAAATTTGTGGTGCGATTCGGAAATTATCATTATTTCGTAATACTCCTGTCATCATTTTAACTTCAAATGACGGCATGGTAGAGAGAATGCGCACTAAAATCGCTGGAGCAACAGATTTTATGTCAAAACCAATTAATAAATCAGAGGTGTTAGCCATAATTAGTAAACATTGTCCACTTACTTAG